The window tcaattttattattttccatattgGGTTTGAAATAAGAGGTGTTATGCATAGAGTTTACggtcaaaataatttttaaataaagaacaAGAAATTCTGAAtataaacttgttttaaaaatatttgtcgtcccttttgttattttttttaattttaaaatcataattaataattataattctaGATTTAAGATTAAAATCATAAccattaattatgattttaaaaaatattattaataattatgttttaaacttGTTAAAATCATAACtgataattatgattttaaattaaaaaaataataataaagtggaAATTCAAGTGGggttgaaaaatatattttgaaaatcaatctaAATGTAAAacgtttttttaaaaaaaaaaaaagaaaagaaaataatttttccatcaaactcttttatatatatatataaatgacaaatttcaaacaaaattgataTCATGTGAAATTTACCGTCCAACCTTAAATCAAGCACAAATCTTTCCTTAAggtcaaaaaaaattattagaatcaTTCTACTTCGATTAAAGTTTGAAAACTTCTTATTCAAATTATTTCCATTGTTTGATTCATAGAAAAGTTAGTTCACCAAAATCCTTCAAAATTCAATATGTTTTACATAATCTCTAGAAGCTACGTACGATTTGGTCAAATTAATCCAAGTATGAAAACCTGactttttaatcaaaaaatgattaaaagggGGTGAGAAAAATGGTATATTTGATGCAAATAACCTCCAAACAATAGAAGTGGGGTCCACCCGGAGTTCCTCTCCTCGGATGTTAGTCATGTGACTTCCTTTATCTTGTTTTGTACCACATTGATAAATGTCCTAGAATTATGtccttcaaaatttccttttaattattTGTAGCTACCTAAATGTCAATTAAATTGCCAAACCAACCCACACACCGCTCCCTTTACACTCAAACTTCTGAATCTTTCTATAAATGTATTGACTCCCCATTTCATTTCCCTTTAAGTTGAAGCCCATACCATGTATTCAaatattcttgaaaaaaatatattttgatccCAAAATGGTAGACGATggttcataattttaaattcatcaaATTGTACTTCCAAATAAAAGTAATTGCAATTTACAACTCCCTAGTGGACGCAGAAATTCAGTGCCCTTGTCTAACAGTAATGTCATGAAGGGGCCGGGCCCTTCATCCCCCACTTCTTTGAGCCAATTACGAGCCATGACCCCCCTTGCATCACAGTTTGGTGTCTGTCAAATCAAGCTCCTagatcttatattttttggggtttggggtttaggggGTTGATGCTTGTAAGCATACCCAACAAAGCCCATAACCCTTGTGACCGACAATGTCACCCCAAAATTTAAGCAGGATGGAAAGAGATCTCTATTCCTACTGCTCAACAACAACTTCCGCACCTTCCTCTTTTTCTAGAAAGATTTTCCTCTTTTAAAGCAATGTGTCTGATTAAGCATACCCAACACACTCCTATTCCAAGATCATATATTCATCATTCACCGTCACAGACTCACAGACCCAGAGACTCacaaaccaaatataaaaataattctactgtgttttttctcttctcctattctttttgtttttcacttttttgtttccaaaatcATTTTCTCTGTCCATTGAGGCTCAGAGGATGAATGCATAAGGCCATGTATAATTAATGACAAGATAGAAGAGtaagacaaagaaaataaagaagaaaatgatgatgatgatgatgatggtgatgatggtGATCAAACGGAGAGGAGTAATGGAAAAAAGTGAAGATGACTTTGGGAAGTACCAAAGGCAAATCGAATCcgaagataaaaatgaaaagaaaataaaaacccgCCTTATGGTGGggatgataaaaagaaaaggaaaaaaaaaagggatggaGGAGATGCAGGTGGAGTAAAGCTGTCTCGAGTAAGTTTTGTAGGTCCCAAACGGTATAATTTGGTTCTCCCCCACCCAGAAAATATGCTAATGCTTTCGTACCACCAAAGCAAAGCTTCTAAATtcccacatatttttaatactattcTTGAATCACCCTCCATGTTTAGCAATCATTCTCAATTTCTCATCCACCACCCTCCCAAGTCCCAACCTCTAAATGCGGCGTCGTTTCACCCTCTACCACTCTGGCCAGACCTCCTAGGCTGATGCCACTTCCTTTTTGCGGATGGAGGAAAGGGGCGTACGAATAAACCTTTTCAATCATTATCTGACCCATTGCTTCTTTCGCCCAAATGTAGTCGGTTGATGCTGCCAAATTTCTGATTTAACCAAATGTACTACCTTAAAATAAAGTATAGTTTATTTGGTtgtttaaattcaaattttcatatggTAAAACTGAAACGGTCATTAAATATTTATGGAGCATTCAAATCAGACAGAGAGAAAAAGAGGGTGTGGGCAGAAAAAGAAGACACTGTGGCTTGTGGTTGTGGTGGAAGGTTCTGTCCGCCTATAAAAATTGAAGTCCAAATTGGCACCACACCAGTTTCTGACAGTCATCCCATCTAAAGTCAGTTTTTTATGTGAAGATGCCATCATTCTAGCTGGCAGTGGAATTTCTCTTTGCCATGGTTGACACTCAGCAACTCTTCTTTTCTCCCctttttttatctccattttttttttttgccctttcgATTTTGCATATTCTAATACAATAACAAATGACCAAAACGACAGCCAGGCCATTAATAGCTCCAAATTAGCAACCctataaaaaaatcaaccacGTAAACAAGGGGATCTCTGCCATTTAATTCCTACAGGATTCCAAGAGTTTACAATTCGCTTCAACTGCTTGATTGGCCTGTCTCTATCcatcattaaatttttaattctattattgttgttgttagtTGGTGTTGGATGATGTCCCTCCCATCCCCCCACTTCTTTTTCAATTGATTAAAACGCTGATAATCATTGTAAAGAGACATCCTCTTTTAAGTCGATATACACGTACTCATTTAGAGATATAGATAGAGCGATGAAAATGattaatctttctttttttcttctttggtttgaATTAGTCTCAATAATTTGATTGTGACCGAAAAGGACCCAGGGCCAAATGGATGGCACCATGGTCGACAATTCCAGGGGGCATGATGGGATCGTGCTTGTTTAAATGCTAGTGATTTCACACCCCCGATTGCAAGTTTTGTTCACTATCCAATGATCTATACTCTACCCAACATTTTACGTTCCTTTGCGGGCAAATTCTCCTgtattcttccttttttttggcACTTTTACCACTTGCAGACTACACCTATTGTCTCAATTAAGTAGGGGAACGTTAGGGTTTGATGCTAGGTTTGAGGCTTTTTGTGGAAgaagagcaagtgctctgttttGGATTGTTTATTCCATATCAAGGGTGTTGATTTTTCAAACTCTTTAAATATTGAGGCAGTGGGGGCGTTGGTTAGGACGACACAGTCCGTGTTGTTGATGCTAATTAATAAACCAGTGGGAAGTGCTTTGAACCTTTAATGTTTTGAGTAAGAGCCAAGCAGACGAGGCCAAAGTGGAATACGGTTTAGACGTCACATTTAGAACACATCATCATAACTCTTgtgttgtatatatatatatatatatacacatatccACCTGGCATTGTTTTTGCCACCGTGGATTCCTATTCCTACGGttttacattttcaattttctttctttaccgATATATGGCAAGTTGGGCTTGTTGGGATGTCATGATATTGTAAAATTATTAggtaattatattaatatttgtttttaataagaaaGGGTAGCAGTTTGCCCAATAgggtaataaatattttattttttccacaAGTTATTGCATAAAATGTTGTGCACGAACGCTCTAGTTGTATCAGATAGTAATTAATGCATTTAAGAAGCATCTCTgcaattttgacattttttccttataataaaactataaaagtcgtggtggttttttttaataaatgatctGTCGACCGACGGTAACTAACACTCCCAGTGTATGAAGGATATTGGAGGTGTTGTGAGATTTGATGAGGCTAAATTCGTAAAATCAGTAagccattttattttattttgcggTGAAAAGgaaattgtatttttcattttcgaTTTTACTCGTCCACAACACTCTGCCGACGCTGTCAGTTTCTGTAATTAAGGCCTCTAAGCATCCGGATTTTGTGAGAGGTGGTCGTTTTCCCCCTCCACGTGTCTTCTCAAAGGACAAATGGACCGTGGTCCCCACCTtcggaaaaagaaagaaaaaggcatGCTGCAACAGAAACGTGTGGTGCGTGGGACCACGTGTCCTTATTCTTACTTCATTGGATTCTGCTCTGTTGCTGCTCTCTACTCACTCACTCACTCGCCCTCACTCGGCTCTCCCCCATCCTTCCTCTCCGGACTCCAACCCCACTCTCTGGGCCTTATGCGCCTTATCCCTCCCTCTCTTACGCGCTTCTCCTTCTGCGGGGTCCACTCGCTCAACCTCGGGTCTCATACCCACCGTACCACATTGTCTCTGGCTATTCCAAACTGTAGTGACGGTGCATTACGaatgatgactattcctcaCGCGCTTCTTAACTTCCACCCAAACACTTCTGCCCCCCTCATAAAGTCATGTCGCCCTTGTAACCTTGTTCTAATTTCTGAAGCCCTTCTGTTCTTCCTCAACCTGCCCCTTAAAATACACCATACCCTAAGTTGGCCAATAAAAACTGGtccatattaattttttaatcatattgtgatataataattacttatttaacaactaaaaaaagTGGAATCGATAGAGGTGAAATCCCAAATTGAGGTAAAATTTGTGACGTTTTGGCCTCACCTTCTCcgtttttttttccataggaATTTGATTTAAGGGTGATGAATGTAGTTGGACCAATCCAAAGCGGGACCCAGAATAATATGgtaaatcttttcttttttcctcgaGGTAGCAATTAGATTTGATGTCCAATCATCTATAACTTGGGTCGATGAACGTTCGTGATCTCGTATCTTCGTATGAAACCAACATTCATAGCTTTGTTAGCATCCCACCTCTCCACCAAAAAGTGGTTTAAGCTTCCCATTCATGAATGTGAACGTTTTTAGGTCGATCGCACCCGCTAAATTTCATCAAAAAGGAAATGTCTCGTTGAAAATTGTATCGGACGGTGAGAGATCGACCTGCTTGGGTTGACTTTTGAAACCTAGGAGATCTTGTAGGCACAGGAATAGGTGGGACTTTTTGTATCCCGTGGAACAGTGTTGATAGCCGCCGCCGATGTGTACACTGTCAGGAGGATTTTAATGACGAAAATGTCCCTACCAAACCTTAGGATCTAAGAAAGTCTTGAAATTGTTGGAAGAGGTCAATGTGACCGTGACTATGGGCTTTCTTGGACAGCGAAAAGCAAGGGAATCTAAACTCACACGATCATTTCACATTCCTTGACATGGGACATGGATTTCGGCATTTTGGGTATTTTCCACACTTTCTTGATATATTTCAACCTTCAATCCTTAAATGATGTACAATAATTGGacaattaaaattctaattatctaagattttcctataaaataaatttatatatatttttaattataaaattaatttttttcacttaaataacataaaaaggATTTAATTCTTCATTTGGTGGCTAATCACTTTCGTTGTCTCAAAAAGAAATACTTAGAATACTAAAAAACGGTGTTGATGTATTACATCACGATACTTAAAAGACTAGGACGATTTTGCTGAGAAACATGGTACGATTCCCATAACTGTAACGGTTAGACCCATGCATCAACGGCATATGCCACGCACAATTAAAATTGTGTTACATATATTAAATGTTTCATCATCAGACCCATTCAATCATGCATCTCCAACTTGTTCCCGATTTATTTGTTAAGATATTTCAATTACTTTGGTGGGGAGAAGGTGGCCAATTAAACCTATCATCTAACttcattgaaaagaaaaacgaaaTTTAGAACCAATGGTCCCATGCTGgaatagaaattaaaagaaataaaacatcaCAAAATCCTATAATTATTTTGTGGGGGTACATTTCTTTGCTGAAAATTAGGAAGGCAGGGAGGTGGCTGGTTGAGGTGGTGTTTTCATACAATGTGCTGCATCCATATCAGGGTGTCTGGCGCATTAGAGGAAAGACGCGCACTTTTTTTACATTTGTGGTAACAGGAGAAGACTGTTAAAACGTGGGGGCAAACGACGGAGAGGGATGCCCCTTCTCTCGGATACCCTCAATCTAACGACAAGATGTCCTCCTCATTCTTAACAAAACTCCAAAAGTAAATATTTCCTCGTCTTTCGTTTGTTTTTTCCCAACACTATTTTCCTGATTTTGTGTTGTTACACCTCCAGGTTTTCCACCCAACAAGACATTcttccttccctttttttttcatgatagcgagtttttgaaataaaatttttttataaaaattaatttgtttgatatggtctcaaatttttgtttaacgTAGATTTGAATTATCATAACTTATATATTTAGTAACTCTCTACTTAATTTACAAAGGTAGTAGGTTTGAGCCATCTTTTcgaaattatattataaataatatatttttataaaacttttataattacATGTtaggtaacatttttttttttaatacaatttgagATAACGTAAATAAAGAGCTGCAAAGTActtaaattgattatttatcaAACCATAAGAAACAGGAGGACGTTGGTATTATGCGTCATCACTGTTTCACTCAAGAGAACTTTTATGTGGTCAAAGAGTGGGCTGTAGATGGTAATATTTTATTATGCCACTAAGTGGAGCAAGCACTCATCACACCATCTATGCAGATCTGGAGAGGTTTGATGAACGGTCCAGATATTCGGATCCATAAAGTATCATACTGTGGCGGTAACGCACTAACCTTATGAGCTGTAGTGGAGTAGTGACGGTGGTCCAAGCTCGGAAACAGCTCAGCTGTTCCTTCTGCCACAAGCGTGGGGACCCATTCGTCAATCTGTAACTCCTCAGGGGTAAATCTGCCAAAAATTAACCAATTTTGGGTCTACACacccataaaataataaaataataatttccctGTTAACGTTTTCttacaattttgttttattttctctcaaatttcataatttaaaggCGATGTTTTGGAGCTTTTCCAACGTCTTGCCTTTTTGAGTGACACCTAACGCAGAATATCTTAGCCCACCcttcaccaccaccacctcctcctcctcctcctccaccgCCACCGTCACCGCAGGTACGATCATCGCTTCTCACTCTGTTGCCAAAGATGGAAATCATAACGAGGAGGAGCTAGAAGCCCTAGTTTTAGATCTCCATTGAGCAATCTTGAAAAAGATTGTGTTTCTCTGTAAATGAATACCAGTGCAATCTTTTGATATCATCACAACTCTTTTCAATCTCAAAGCTGCATTTCTTGTGGTGAGttgatttttctataattttcatCCCGATAATTAGTGCCTTCTCTgagaagactaaaaaaaaaacggatAATGAAAGCAGTTGTTTTGTTCTAGTCTGCTTTCTGCGTTTTGCTTTTGGTTCTATCTTTGATTCTAGTTGAGTTTTTTCTTTGTCACACTatacatttttatttctctttgtcGGTGCGTCTCCGTGTTGGGTTTCTTCcgcttttctttttgtttctggTTTTTTCCAGGTTCGATTTAATTTTCCGTGAATAATTTTAGCCattaattcttaaatatttagAGATGTGCAGAGATAATTCGgaaaaaattttggtttcttttttttggataaattatATTCTTCATTTCTCTGTATTTATGTCAATGCTGCCTTCGCCATTCACTCTCTGTTCAATGTGCAAAATCAAAAGCTGTTAaatcttttgattttgtttaacGCACTTTGAAAATCTGCCTTTTCTTTTTGTCctgaaaatatctttttttcttcttctgtctaTCCTGTTGTTGGATTTCCTTCTTATTTAAGGGATCTTCGACCATGTAAGGCATGTGCTTAGATCTTGGAGTTTCTTAATTGATTGGCTTGTTCATTGGTTTTCATGCACGAGTATCTGAGTTAGTGCTCCAGAAATGGAATTTACTTGAAAGAATGATGGTGTTTATGTTTCAATGCCTAACAGTACCTCAGATTTGGACTAACTTTCAGCAATGTGCATTACTGTttgtagaattttttatttttatttttgtgatggTTCATATCACATCCCTTGAATCTGTTCAGTTTTTGTAGAATACCGTATGCATTGTCAGTTTTGATAGAGCGAGCTAATTTTTCCTcatcctctgtttggttgctcagAAAATGTCTGGAAAGTGGAaagcaattttatttattcatatatctTTCTGGGAACTTGAAAAAGCAACACCCACACCCCCAATGACGCCCGCCCCCCCAGACTAATGCAGTTATTTAGCTCAGCTGAGGATCTTGAGGTTGAGTTATTCGATTTTGGAGAGACCAAGACAAGTATAAGACATAGCTTAGAACTTAATTTTCTTCTCCTCAACTTTTCTTGGTAATCTAGAGGGTTGATGAACTTTGCATTTATGCATCAAAGTTGCTACATGCTTTATTGGCTTGTGCTAATGAAATTTAGAATGCTGTAAATGTTGAAGTTGATATCAGTTTGCTGTTGTTGATCTTATTGTTGTTTTAATTCTCTAATGATTGAACTAATTACCTGAAAGAGTGGCTAAAGGAGGGTCAAATGGCTATGTTGggtaattattttctatatgtATTTGAGTGAACATGCCAGTCGAAGGGCTACTTCTAGATTGCATCTCAGTCCATGTTTTGTGGATGTACACTGAAGACATCAAATTTGGTTTAAGCTATTAAACTAGGGCCTCACACTTGAAGTTGCTATGGGTTTTCTTTACTTAATCAATGGGATTATCTAGGATACCTGTCTTTGTAATTCCTTGGTCATATGGCCTCCATGGCTACATTACAAACATAGAGGTCCGACCGAgaaaactatttcattttttgcttATGATGTTGAACTTTGTGAACAGGAGATGACTTCTTTTCCCATAACTAATATGTTCAGTGTgatgtttaatttttgttaagTCATTTTCTTTCTCGAGTATGACGTTTTCGCTTTCATAATGGGTGGTTTTCTTATAACTcgtgtgtaatttttttttcactttcattATGGAGGCTTCTCTTATGTCACCAATTTTTGCCTGTAAAGTTATTATGATGTTTATTTAGATTCTTTTTACATTCTACTTGGGCGACATTGTTTTAGAAAGTGacttataaaatatgaaaatcacCTCTGACAAATAGGAGAATCTGTGCTAACTGTAATAGTTCTGTGGCAAATTCTCTGGTGTGCTGAATTCAAACAACTCCAAAATGTGCAGTCCTTCACTCTTGTTGGGCATAGCAGATTTTTAATGGATGTTGAAATGCCAAAGGGGATGTTTCAGATGCTTTTTCTTGTGATTtgctaaatatttatataatttggaaattattaCAGTCATGCTTCATCACTCCAAGTGCTGATGGAAAACTGACTGTCACATAAGAAGGCATTTCATGGTCtactaaaatagtattacaataAGAAGGGAGTTCAAACGCTAAAGTATTATTCTGGAACTCTTACTCTCATCTTTTTCTGTGCATTAGGTTCCAACCTCGATGAAaacatttattcattattaaaaaaaaaagaaaaaaagaaaaaaaaaaaactcattgaTTCAGATAGGGGTTATGAGTTTATGCTTTTTGGTGTTCAGCTGGACCTTGTAGTATAAGGGACTTCCAATGTTTTAGTTAAAATGTCCTATGTGATACTTTTTTTGAGCCTTGGGTAATATTGTTAATCtgatattgttttttaagtGTAATTTGCTGTAACTGACTTGTGCTAGTTTAAACAGTAGTCTAAGATGAGTTGGCCCTGGAAGAAGAAGTCATCTGACAAGGCGGGAGCCGAGAAAGTAGTTGCTGCATTAGAGTCTGCTGGTGTTTCTTTCACTTCAGCTGGATCTCAGGGCAATCAGGTGTGTTCATTGACAGCTGTTTGATTTCTACGATACAACAATAACTTAAACTACTGCCTACATAAACTTTATATTCACACTCATAAGGACATGAGTATTCATAACCTAAAACATTACTattccaatttttcttcttcttacatttggatttttttttttgataagtttctTCTTACATTTGGACTTACCATTCATTCATCCTTTTTATCTCATCGGGATATCTGTGACAAATGAGGATCTATGGTGCGGTATCTCAAGTATTACCCAGTTTATTTCTAGTTCATATATCCAGTAGCTGTCTTCCATACAATTGGAATACTCActgcattttttctttatattgcCATTGTTTTTTACACTGCTatatttttgcaattttttatgTACTGAATTGGTGATGGGTTGAAATTTGTTATTATCTACTTGGATGTTCTGCTCTTATTTGGTCTGTATTGTTTTTGTAATGTCCCTgtaatatatattcttttggtTGTCTTCTTTTCCGTGAATAGGAGAATTACAAAAAGCCAACCTATGTTCAAATTTCTGTGGAGTCATATTCGCATTTGACTGGGTTGGAGGATCAAGTGAAGACATATGAGGATCAAGTTCAAAAACTGGAGAATCAAATTACGGAATTGAATGAAAAGCTATCTGAAGCCCATTCTGAGATGACTACTAAGGACAATTTGGTGAAGCAGCATGCTAAAGTTGCTGAAGAAGCTGTCTCAGGTATGATGCTGATCTAGTCCCACTTcataaaatgaacaaaaagtCTGTACACaaaatatgtttatattcaCTCCAAAACTCATCATCATTTATTAGCAATGAAAATTCTCatgacgatttttttttttttctcttcattatcTCAGTATTTTTGTTACTGCATTGTAGTTTAAATATCTTCAGTTCAGACCAGAATTTCTCTGATTGAACTTGGTTTGAGATTCCTCAGATTGGGACCTCTCTTTGTTGCAGGTTGGGAGAAGGCTGAAGCAGAAGCTTTGGCATTGAAAAATCATCTGGAATCTGCAACACTTGCAAAGCTTACTGCTGAGGACCGGGCATCGCATTTGGATGGAGCTCTCAAAGAGTGCATGCGGCAGATACGGAACCTCAAGGAAGAACACGAGCAGAATTTGCATGATGTGGTTCTTGCCAAAACCAAGCAGTGGGAGAAAATTAAGCTTGAGCTTGAAGCAAAGATGGGTGACCTAGAGCAAGAACTCCTCAGGTCTGCTGGTGAAAATGCCACACTTTCCAGGACATTACAGGAGCGTTCTAACATGCTACTCAAGATGAGTGAAGAAAAATCACAAGCTGAAGCAGAGATTGAGCTTTTGAAGAGCAATATTGAGTCATGTGAAAGGGAAATCAATTCACTTAAATATGAACTCCATTTAGTTTCCAAAGAGCTGGAAATCCGTAATGAGGAGAAGAACATGAGTATTCGGTCTGCAGAAGTAGCCAACAAGCAGCATTTGGAGGGTGTAAAGAAAATAGCTAAGCTTGAGGCGGAGTGTCAAAGATTACGTGGCCTTGTTCGAAAGAAGTTACCTGGTCCAGCTGCACTGGCCCAAATGAAGCTAGAAGTTGAGAGTTTAGGCCGAGATTATGGAGAAACTAGACAAAGGAGGTCTCCTGTTAAGCCTCCTAGTCCACACCTGTCCCCATTGCCAGAATTTTCTATTGACAACATCCAGCAATGTCATAAAGACAATGAGTTTCTCACTGAACGATTATTGGGAATGGAAGAAGAAACAAAGATGCTGAAAGAAGCTTTGGCAAAGCGTAATAGTGAATTGCAGGCTTCAAGGAATATTTGCGCCAAGACAGCTAGCAAGCTTCAAAATCTAGAAGCACAGCTGCAAAtgaataatcaacaaaaaagtCCTCCAAAATCTAATCTACAGATACCCAATGATGGTTCCTTGAGTCAAAATGCAAGCAATCCACCAAGCATGACCTCAATGTCTGAAGATGGAAATGATGATGCAGTTAGTTGTGCGGAATCTTGGGCTACCGGGTTAATCTCTGGGCTCTCCCAATTCAAGAAGGAAAATGCAAATCACCTCGAGCTTATGGACGACTTTTTGGAGATGGAGAAGTTGGCTTGTTTGTCAAACAATTCTAATGGAGCCTTCTCTGTTAACAATAAGAGATCTGAAGCTGAGGACCATGGTGCCATAGCAGAAGTCACTAGTAGTAAAGATCTTCAGTTGGAACAGAAACATGATTTGGATTCATTGGCCAATCAGGTGTCTTCTAATGCAGAATTGTCAGAAGTAAATCCTCAATCTGATAAGGATCTGCTTCCTTTGACAAAGCTCCGATCAAGAATCTCTATGGTCTTTGAGTCTGTATCAGAGGATTCTGACACAGGGAAAATTTTGGAGGAGATCAAGCGTGTTC is drawn from Vitis riparia cultivar Riparia Gloire de Montpellier isolate 1030 chromosome 18, EGFV_Vit.rip_1.0, whole genome shotgun sequence and contains these coding sequences:
- the LOC117906891 gene encoding filament-like plant protein 4 isoform X1 codes for the protein MSWPWKKKSSDKAGAEKVVAALESAGVSFTSAGSQGNQENYKKPTYVQISVESYSHLTGLEDQVKTYEDQVQKLENQITELNEKLSEAHSEMTTKDNLVKQHAKVAEEAVSGWEKAEAEALALKNHLESATLAKLTAEDRASHLDGALKECMRQIRNLKEEHEQNLHDVVLAKTKQWEKIKLELEAKMGDLEQELLRSAGENATLSRTLQERSNMLLKMSEEKSQAEAEIELLKSNIESCEREINSLKYELHLVSKELEIRNEEKNMSIRSAEVANKQHLEGVKKIAKLEAECQRLRGLVRKKLPGPAALAQMKLEVESLGRDYGETRQRRSPVKPPSPHLSPLPEFSIDNIQQCHKDNEFLTERLLGMEEETKMLKEALAKRNSELQASRNICAKTASKLQNLEAQLQMNNQQKSPPKSNLQIPNDGSLSQNASNPPSMTSMSEDGNDDAVSCAESWATGLISGLSQFKKENANHLELMDDFLEMEKLACLSNNSNGAFSVNNKRSEAEDHGAIAEVTSSKDLQLEQKHDLDSLANQVSSNAELSEVNPQSDKDLLPLTKLRSRISMVFESVSEDSDTGKILEEIKRVLQDTHDTLHQHSVSCVVEEIHCSDATCDRQACPEDAGVTAEREISLSQDCKPGTDTMHIISQELAAAISQIHEFVLFLGKEAMAIQGASPDGNGWSRKIEDFSATVNKVLCSKMSVIDFIFDLSNVLAKASELNFNILGYKGAGEEINSSDCIDKVALPENKVVQKDTSGERYPNGCAHISDSTSDPEVPHDGNLVPGFKSNAASCNCSLEEFEQLKSEKDTLEMHLARCTENLESTKSQLQETEQLLAEAKSQLTSAQKLNSLADTQLKCMAESYRSLETRAEELETEVNLLRGKTETLESELQEEKRSHENALIRCKDLQEQLERNEGCSVCAMSSAADIDVKTKQERELASAADKLAECQETIFLLGKQLKAMRPQTDLLGSPQSERSQRVEVFHEDEPTTSGMNLQDIDQVDTESTASINVHRIGGESPLELYNTPRSPSETESNLLLRSPIGSKHPKHRPTKSNSSSSAPTPEKQSRGFSRFFSSKGKNGH